One window of Leucoraja erinacea ecotype New England chromosome 14, Leri_hhj_1, whole genome shotgun sequence genomic DNA carries:
- the b3gnt7 gene encoding LOW QUALITY PROTEIN: UDP-GlcNAc:betaGal beta-1,3-N-acetylglucosaminyltransferase 7 (The sequence of the model RefSeq protein was modified relative to this genomic sequence to represent the inferred CDS: deleted 2 bases in 1 codon) → MRNILKKMHIRGKKQFKVFCLISFVLVITLAILQRSSYTKQTSRNISRRFTSPEGRSVVKFLSFLTPAGNFWRPQKPETTAPATITAATRETKHWDVTDANCTPSNFTRTGWLRGLEPNFEQFLRYRHCRYFPMILNHPEQCSGHIYLLIIVKSIITQYDRREVIRKTWGRQMQSDGKQIKTLFLLGISSTEHERSHHQKLLEYENIIYGDILQWDFMDTFFNLTLKEVNFLRWFSTYCENVEYIFKGDDDVFVSTENILEFLNASNFQNLFVGDVLYKAKPIRNKENKYYIPEGLYNEIYYPPYVGGGGFVMSGSLAQQLYVVSEGLELYPIDDVFLGMCLKLLGITPINHCGFKTFGLVKNKSSKMNKEPCFYQSMLVVHKLLPAELLEMWKLVHSSINCSKKMQIL, encoded by the exons ATGAG AAACATTCTGAAGAAGATGCATATTAGGGGGAAGAAGCAGTTTAAGGTTTTCTGCCTCATTTCCTTTGTGCTTGTGATAACATTGGCCATACTGCAGAGAAGCAGCTACACCAAGCAGACGTCCCGAAACATCTCGCGGAGGTTCACTTCCCCAGAGGGAAGATCAGTTGTCAAGTTTCTGAGTTTTCTCACTCCCGCGGGAAACTTCTGGAGACCCCAAAAACCCGAGACAACTGCCCCAGCAACAATAACAGCAGCAACAAGAGAAACCAAACATTGGGATGTGACAGATGCCAATTGTACTCCTTCTAACTTCACACGCACTGGGTGGTTGAGGGGCTTGGAACCAAATTTTGAACAGTTCCTACGATATAGACACTGTAGGTATTTCCCAATGATTCTCAATCATCCTGAGCAATGCAGTGGTCATATCTACCTTTTGATCATTGTTAAATCCATCATAACGCAGTATGATCGCAGAGAGGTGATCAGGAAAACATGGGGCAGACAAATGCAGTCAGACGGGAAGCAAATTAAAACATTGTTTCTTTTGGGAATTTCATCCACGGAACATGAAAGGTCCCACCATCAAAAGCTCTTGGAATATGAGAATATTATTTACGGTGATATTCTCCAGTGGGATTTCATGGACACTTTCTTCAATCTCACCTTAAAAGAGGTCAACTTTCTCAGGTGGTTTTCGACGTACTGTGAGAATGTTGAGTATATTTTTAAAGGAGATGATGATGTGTTTGTGAGC ACAGAGAATATTCTTGAGTTTCTTAATGCATCTAACTTTCAGAATCTTTTTGTGGGTGATGTATTGTACAAGGCCAAACCAATTAGAAATAAGGAAAATAAGTATTACATACCGGAAGGCTTGTACAATGAAATTTACTATCCCCCTTACGTAGGGGGCGGTGGGTTCGTGATGTCCGGATCATTGGCACAACAATTATATGTGGTGTCAGAAGGCTTGGAGCTGTATCCTATAGATGATGTGTTCTTGGGGATGTGCCTCAAGCTGTTGGGAATTACTCCTATTAATCATTGTggctttaagacatttggacttgTAAAAAACAAAAGCAGTAAAATGAATAAAGAGCCTTGTTTTTACCAAAGCATGTTGGTGGTACATAAACTGCTTCCAGCAGAGCTTCTGGAAATGTGGAAATTAGTTCACAGTAGCATTAATTGTTCCAAGAAAATGCAAATATTATAG